From one Anaeromyxobacter diazotrophicus genomic stretch:
- a CDS encoding sensor histidine kinase, translating into MLEVQPTGEGWVADALAAAHACVWRWEETPGRLAWEGAPGALLRAVPGTLLELEQLVHEDDRGARRTAVARALQRGGTWSCAFRLVGGGQRWVEERGRAVAGPAGGARASALLVDVSQRREAEEALELRLRLEARERHQAQLATGTAEAALRALARSEAYLESIFASMTDGLVLFAPDGRITRMNPTAAQMLGFGEAEAAMTTAERMSRVHLLDVDGKVVPHERLPVVLALRGELVRAQPYCLDLADGRKTWAVCGAAPIRAPDGSIGGAVLTLGDVTRLREVQEQREDLSRMISHDLRTPLGVILAQAKLIGRRAEATDAVRTRADAIATSAQRMTSMLNDLVESTLLEAGKLRLEREPVDLAAMARDLRGRLAAPYDGERIRIEEGPQLPKVSADPARLERVLVNLFTNALKYSEPGTEVLVRLGGQEAEVVLEVVDRGPGIEPADLPHLFERYFRALGHRRYEGMGLGLYTARCLVEAHGGTIAVHSERGRGSTFRVRLPTADRLG; encoded by the coding sequence GTGCTCGAGGTCCAGCCGACCGGGGAGGGCTGGGTGGCGGATGCGCTCGCGGCGGCCCACGCCTGCGTCTGGCGGTGGGAGGAGACGCCCGGTCGCCTGGCCTGGGAGGGCGCGCCCGGCGCGCTGCTGCGCGCGGTGCCGGGCACGCTCCTGGAGCTCGAGCAGCTCGTGCACGAGGACGACCGCGGCGCCCGCCGCACCGCCGTCGCGCGCGCGCTGCAGCGGGGCGGGACGTGGAGCTGCGCCTTCCGCCTGGTGGGCGGCGGCCAGCGCTGGGTCGAGGAGCGCGGGCGGGCGGTGGCGGGGCCGGCGGGCGGCGCCCGCGCCAGCGCGCTGCTGGTCGACGTGAGCCAGCGGCGCGAGGCCGAGGAGGCGCTGGAGCTCCGGCTCCGGCTCGAGGCGCGCGAGCGGCACCAGGCGCAGCTCGCGACCGGCACCGCCGAGGCGGCGCTGCGGGCGCTGGCGCGCTCCGAGGCGTACCTCGAGTCGATCTTCGCCTCGATGACGGACGGGCTGGTGCTCTTCGCGCCGGACGGCCGCATCACCCGCATGAACCCGACCGCCGCGCAGATGCTGGGCTTCGGCGAGGCGGAGGCGGCGATGACGACCGCCGAGCGCATGTCGCGGGTGCACCTCCTCGACGTCGACGGCAAGGTGGTGCCGCACGAGCGGCTGCCGGTCGTGCTGGCGTTGCGGGGCGAGCTGGTGCGCGCCCAGCCCTATTGCCTCGACCTCGCCGACGGCCGGAAGACCTGGGCCGTCTGCGGCGCGGCGCCCATCCGCGCGCCGGACGGGTCCATCGGCGGCGCGGTCCTCACCCTGGGCGACGTCACCCGGCTGCGCGAGGTGCAGGAGCAGCGCGAGGACCTGTCGCGCATGATCTCGCACGACCTGCGCACGCCGCTCGGGGTGATCCTGGCCCAGGCCAAGCTCATCGGGCGCCGCGCGGAGGCCACCGACGCGGTCCGGACGCGCGCCGACGCCATCGCGACCAGCGCCCAGCGCATGACCTCGATGCTGAACGACCTCGTCGAGTCGACGCTGCTCGAGGCGGGCAAGCTCCGCCTCGAGCGCGAGCCGGTGGACCTGGCCGCCATGGCGCGCGACCTGCGCGGCCGGCTGGCGGCGCCGTACGACGGCGAGCGCATCCGCATCGAGGAGGGGCCACAGCTCCCGAAGGTGAGCGCCGATCCGGCGCGCCTCGAGCGCGTGCTCGTGAACCTCTTCACGAACGCCCTCAAGTACTCGGAGCCCGGCACCGAGGTGCTCGTGCGCCTCGGCGGGCAGGAGGCGGAGGTGGTCCTGGAGGTGGTCGACCGCGGTCCCGGGATCGAGCCGGCGGACCTGCCGCACCTCTTCGAGCGCTACTTCCGCGCGCTGGGGCACCGCCGGTACGAGGGCATGGGCCTCGGCCTCTACACGGCCCGCTGCCTGGTCGAGGCGCACGGCGGCACCATCGCCGTGCACAGCGAGCGGGGGCGCGGCAGCACCTTCCGCGTCCGGCTGCCGACCGCCGATCGGCTCGGCTAG